A single region of the Fusarium fujikuroi IMI 58289 draft genome, chromosome FFUJ_chr05 genome encodes:
- a CDS encoding related to PRP24-pre-mRNA splicing factor encodes MANPVGEENWLAYLEEIVRNASDLEQRVNAVEHYKLAVGSEPGSLRIWLAYCNYFWSLWEATQAPTGHGWSDEERMLGRELFSFGGALDLWQQGYEAIRYRLGDSHLLWDRWISLEMELLAKTRTPEGIKRITHLYRDRLLTPHLTWDETSQNFSTFLSEYNRAAWEESMKDVTTNAQETKRLIAARDPYESALKKAMDAGDAETQKTAFTTYLEWEMLQSKRSNDNPEIGIDLCRGLYARALTGALATDQNTWYEYIVFLSSSNTDLQAPSSLLDVLRRAVQHCPWSGLLWNRYIMCAEEAKRPFAEVEAIKHSATSEDQLLKDGMEGMIEMYVAWCGFLKRNAMDASASDEAVDVADVGLIAALEDVSVVGKRLYDKDFQGDPKFRLERIYIQYLTEKKGAVDEARAQWNKLAALQIHADNHDFWFRYYMWEMLIFSSAGAQDNRSPTPSSGGGTYRIPTLATAVLTRAVARRTIDWPEKVLEVYMQHCNDYEVPLPLRKAADRVHKTGKEVKKRREREEQEKAAAYAAYYTAPETLEKGQGSTSPGGSKRKRDSEVDTTDGPENNNKRQRNEPNGLVSQQALATQHGQPLKRDRENSTILVSNLPADVDKTKLRQYFKEYGHINNITALVREEKTDSSTALIEFKSPEEAQSALLRDGKYFGQSQLTVKLGNDLTVYVANYPPAADQKYIRDLFKDCGEILSIRLPSLKVDTRRRFCYVSFLDQEASAKAVKKDGTVLEGGLKLLAKYSDPGHKKAREGALAEGREIHISNLDRTATEADLREVFSKYGNVTRANLPRNLVGKTKGFAFIDFATKEEAEKAVAEMNNTKFKSQILEVSLSKESKIKRAATTVVTDTARSSPAPLSHDAEGDEAMEDAPDEAQSKPTAADISAKTIALMGLPDTVNDARIRALVEPLGAIVKLTVLPGNGGAKIEFVDAATAGKASLQLDSMDFEGHKLRTGTMDELRQAKAERTQDRIVYGKRDRDRSKGQEQKPKAAGSSSTTLMLPPTTIRRPVLGKPGPRRGLGFKPSAPRPVQNGDSDTSSRKSNADFKAMFLASGQDTKKGDEGEKSGSES; translated from the coding sequence ATGGCCAACCCAGTAGGCGAAGAGAACTGGCTTGCCTATCTCGAAGAGATCGTCCGCAACGCCTCCGACCTCGAGCAGCGAGTCAATGCTGTCGAGCATTACAAGCTGGCTGTCGGCTCTGAGCCTGGCAGCTTGCGCATCTGGCTTGCCTACTGCAACTACTTCTGGTCCTTGTGGGAAGCAACTCAGGCCCCTACAGGCCATGGCTGGTCTGATGAAGAGCGCATGCTCGGCCGAGAGCTATTTTCTTTCGGCGGCGCTCTCGACTTGTGGCAGCAAGGCTACGAGGCTATTCGCTACCGCCTAGGGGATAGTCATCTTCTCTGGGATCGTTGGATCTCACTGGAGATGGAATTGCTGGCTAAGACGAGAACCCCCGAAGGCATAAAGCGCATCACACATCTTTATCGTGACCGCCTGCTTACTCCCCATCTTACCTGGGACGAAACATCTCAGAACTTCTCTACTTTCCTGTCAGAGTATAACCGCGCTGCATGGGAGGAATCCATGAAGGATGTTACCACCAATGCCCAGGAGACGAAACGACTGATCGCTGCTCGAGACCCCTACGAATCTGCTTTGAAGAAAGCGATGGACGCAGGTGATGCCGAAACACAGAAAACTGCCTTCACTACGTATCTTGAGTGGGAGATGCTCCAGAGTAAGCGCAGCAACGACAATCCCGAAATTGGAATTGATCTTTGCCGTGGCCTGTACGCACGTGCTCTCACCGGTGCTCTTGCTACAGACCAAAATACCTGGTACGAGTACATCGTTTTTCTATCCTCATCCAACACCGATCTCCAAGCGCCGAGCAGTCTACTCGACGTACTCCGTAGAGCTGTTCAGCACTGTCCCTGGTCCGGCCTTCTCTGGAATAGATACATTATGTGTGCCGAGGAAGCTAAGCGCCCATTcgctgaggttgaggccaTCAAACATTCTGCAACTAGCGAGGATCAATTACTCAAAGATGGCATGGAGGGCATGATCGAAATGTATGTGGCTTGGTGTGGGTTCCTGAAACGCAATGCTATGGATGCTAGTGCCTCCGACGAGGCTGTTGACGTTGCCGATGTAGGTCTTATCGCGGCTCTGGAGGACGTTTCAGTTGTTGGAAAGCGACTCTATGACAAGGACTTCCAGGGTGACCCCAAGTTTCGACTGGAGCGCATCTACATTCAGTATCTCACAGAAAAGAAGGGTGCCGTGGACGAAGCCAGAGCTCAGTGGAACAAGCTGGCAGCCCTGCAGATCCATGCGGATAATCACGACTTTTGGTTCAGGTATTATATGTGGGAGatgctcatcttctcatcagccGGCGCCCAAGACAACAGAAGCCCTACACCTTCCTCTGGCGGTGGCACTTATCGAATACCAACACTGGCCACTGCCGTTCTTACCCGTGCTGTTGCTCGCAGAACTATTGACTGGCCAGAGAAAGTTCTGGAGGTGTATATGCAGCATTGCAACGACTACGAAGTGCCACTGCCTCTGCGAAAGGCAGCGGATCGTGTTCATAAGACTGGGAAAGAAGTCAAAAAGCGCAGGGAACGGGAGGAACAAGAGAAGGCTGCGGCCTATGCCGCCTACTACACTGCCCCTGAAACTCTAGAGAAGGGCCAGGGGTCTACATCACCGGGTGGTTctaaaaggaaaagggaTTCTGAAGTTGACACCACAGATGGACCtgaaaacaacaacaagcgaCAAAGGAATGAGCCCAATGGGTTGGTGTCCCAGCAAGCTCTGGCAACTCAACACGGCCAGCCCCTAAAGAGAGACAGGGAAAATTCGACCATCCTTGTCTCCAATCTACCGGCCGATGTTGACAAAACCAAGCTTCGACAATATTTCAAAGAGTACGGCCACATCAACAACATAACAGCTTTGGTCCGCGAGGAGAAGACCGATTCCTCGACAGCACTTATCGAATTCAAGTCccctgaagaagctcaatcCGCCTTGTTGAGAGACGGCAAATACTTCGGCCAGTCACAACTTACTGTAAAGCTAGGGAACGATTTGACCGTTTACGTTGCAAATTATCCTCCTGCTGCTGATCAAAAGTATATCCGCGACCTTTTCAAAGATTGCGGCGAGATCTTGAGCATTAGATTGCCTAGCCTTAAGGTCGATACCCGACGTCGGTTTTGCTATGTCTCGTTCCTAGATCAGGAGGCATCAGCGAAAGCTGTGAAGAAGGATGGCACCGTTCTTGAAGGAGGCCTGAAGCTTCTCGCCAAATATTCTGACCCTGGTCACAAGAAGGCTCGTGAAGGTGCCCTTGCAGAAGGCAGAGAGATACATATTAGTAATTTGGATCGAACGGCAACCGAGGCGGATTTGAGAGAAGTCTTTTCCAAGTATGGCAATGTCACGCGGGCCAATCTCCCCCGAAACCTGGTGGGTAAGACTAAAGGATTTGCTTTCATTGATTTTGCGACCAaagaggaggctgagaaggccgTGGCAGAAATGAACAACACCAAGTTCAAGAGCCAGATCCTAGAGGTTTCTCTTTCCAAAGAGTCAAAGATTAAACGCGCTGCAACAACTGTGGTTACGGATACCGCCAGAAGCTCGCCTGCGCCTTTATCACACGATGCTGAGGGTGACGAAGCAATGGAAGACGCACCCGATGAAGCTCAGTCCAAACCCACCGCAGCGGACATCTCAGCAAAGACGATCGCTCTTATGGGCCTACCTGATACTGTGAACGATGCACGAATCCGAGCACTCGTCGAGCCTTTGGGTGCTATTGTGAAGCTAACTGTGCTCCCCGGTAATGGTGGCGCTAAAATCGAGTTTGTCGATGCAGCTACTGCGGGCAAGGCGAGTTTACAGCTCGATAGTATGGACTTTGAGGGTCACAAGCTTCGAACGGGCACAATGGATGAACTTCGGCAAGCCAAGGCAGAACGTACCCAAGACCGTATTGTCTACGGGAAAAGGGACAGGGATAGGagcaaaggtcaagaacagAAACCCAAGGCTGCAGGTAGCTCGTCAACCACTCTCATGCTACCGCCAACTACAATCCGGCGACCAGTGCTCGGGAAACCTGGCCCTCGCCGTGGCCTGGGCTTCAAGCCCAGCGCACCCAGGCCGGTTCAGAACGGCGATTCTGATACCTCGTCAAGGAAGAGCAACGCCGACTTCAAGGCGATGTTCCTTGCCAGTGGACAAGATACGAAGaaaggagatgaaggagaaaagTCTGGGTCTGAATCATAA
- a CDS encoding related to DNA/RNA helicase (DEAD/H box family II), whose amino-acid sequence MAGAKKKKKPAANPARGFATTSVASKPRPDVAESESKPVTIKGQSAPPSTQKNAPPSSSTTTGDATTNAGTQESTLSPEEFEKQLEESELQLLVEKHAAKTKKDAQRQRNRLDTDRRLLRGQADSINSFKWLPPDLMDHILDLVQAENRFAASSLSSSENAGVGKVPPEEDMIIRLWTLQQTLIAAEFPSDRVTAAIRYILDIAPNVASTNRDSIWGLEEALDWLARECKIGELPSYEPRSKPIPKSTGDTPQDSPMPSRSSTPRPADTRNGRKNKPAGSNARSVKGSSPSKKLVVACDSDIEADELIPKYLETKAKLLEHERGKDQSGSSKTSESDEELAVAKLEAKIRKIENDVLFDKYEAEQRWRVQRIDLERRLAAEKQEYQAQAEVIPARADGTPHEQVENDDINDEAERIAAEVLAEGQDEDEDDIGGLFASLPQNEVDASTGENRTIVNSADGNRITIRDFGKWTGISPRRALEEACRSRDSSARISYSFVSDASFANRHSLDITWTKPQEVPPPAASSDVHIVADPYRFTFTMTDIATPDAKQSESYISTAALFYTFSGNAKDEKVVIRLPHVWKDVWAELAEARKAQIDEQDRDVVRDLRALVRQRHDQELEDGVIIQGAFRGRGAKHTHDSGDDGGQDRSRQSAANGEYFQKIWAEKSSTRKFQMMLQSRMQLPMWNFREQVLAAVDENQVIIVCGETGCGKSTQVPSFLLEHQLSQGKPCKVYCTEPRRISAISLARRVSEELGENRNDLGTNRSLVGYSIRLEANTSRETRLVYATTGIVMRILEGSNDLQEVTHLVLDEVHERSIDSDFLLIVLKKLLIRRKDLKVVLMSATVDADRFSAYLGGAPVLNVPGRTFPVQVRYLEDAIELTGYTPADSEPDKMVDLDEDPAESDGENTKSDISKSLLGYTARTRSTLAQIDEYRIDFDLILQLIARIAVDEHLQNFSKAILVFLPGIAEIRTLNDMLLGDPRFAKDWLVYPLHSTIATEDQESAFLVPPSGIRKIVLATNIAETGITIPDVTCVIDTGKHREMRFDERRQLSRLIDTFISRANAKQRRGRAGRVQEGLCFHMFTKFRHDQLMSDQQTPEMLRLSLQDLAIRVKICKIGGIEETLGDALDPPSAKNIRRAVDALIDVRALTQAEELTPLGHQLARLPLDVFLGKLILYGVIFKCLDMAITSAAILSSKSPFSAPFGQRAQADNARMAFRRGDSDLLTIYNAYLAWKRVCQSAGGGGKEFQFCRKNFLSQQTLANIEDLKGQLLTSLADSGFLSLTEDERRALSRARFSGGRGRRQQQFYDIPRRVNLNSDNDIVSASVIAWSFYPKILVRDAPGAKGLRNIGTSQSISLHPSSVNRGRHDLRWLSYYHIMQSRAVYHAHEATAVEAFAIALLCGDVRCDMYSGVIVLDGNRGRFAVPDWKTMLVMKVLRTRLRELLTRSFKQPGKLPTAQQEKWLDVWQRIFTQDFQDRSTAGIMSKG is encoded by the exons ATGGCGGGggcgaaaaagaaaaagaagcctgCTGCTAACCCAGCTCGAGGATTCGCAACCACGTCGGTTGCTTCCAAGCCCAGACCTGACGTTGCCGAGTCTGAATCGAAGCCTGTGACTATCAAAGGCCAAAGTGCCCCTCCATCGACCCAGAAGAATGCCCCTCCATCCTCGTCCACAACAACTGGCGATGCGACCACCAATGCTGGAACCCAGGAGTCGACCCTCAGCCCCGAAGAGTTCGAGAAGCAGTTGGAAGAATCTGAGTTACAATTGCTCGTGGAGAAACACGCAGCAAAAACAAAGAAAGATGCTCAACGGCAACGTAATCGTCTCGATACTGACCGTCGACTCCTTCGTGGCCAGGCCGATTCGATCAATAGTTTCAAATGGCTACCGCCAGACTTGATGGATCACATACTTGACCTTGTGCAAGCAGAAAATCGATTTGCCGCTTCTAGCCTGTCCTCCTCGGAGAACGCTGGCGTTGGGAAGGTGCCTCCTGAAGAGGACATGATCATCCGCCTCTGGACATTACAACAGACCCTGATCGCCGCAGAATTCCCCTCGGACCGAGTGACAGCTGCGATACGATATATACTCGACATAGCACCTAATGTCGCATCGACAAATCGAGATTCTATCTGGGGACTCGAAGAGGCCCTCGACTGGCTAGCCAGAGAATGCAAGATTGGAGAACTGCCCAGTTACGAACCTAGATCGAAGCCGATCCCCAAAAGCACCGGTG ATACTCCCCAGGACAGTCCAATGCCGAGTCGCTCTAGTACTCCTCGTCCAGCTGATACTCGGAACGGCCGTAAAAACAAGCCAGCTGGGAGCAACGCTCGATCAGTCAAGGGTTCCTCACCTAGTAAAAAACTGGTGGTAGCTTGTGACAGCGACATAGAAGCTGACGAGCTTATTCCAAAATACCTGGAGACTAAAGCCAAATTGCTAGAACACGAGCGCGGAAAGGACCAGTCAGGTAGCTCAAAGACATCAGAATCGGACGAGGAACTTGCTGTCGCCAAGCTCGAAGCTAAGATTCGGAAGATCGAAAATGATGTTCTTTTCGATAAGTATGAAGCCGAGCAACGGTGGAGAGTCCAGAGAATTGATCTCGAAAGGCGACTGGCTGCCGAGAAGCAAGaataccaagctcaagccgAGGTGATACCAGCCAGAGCGGATGGAACCCCTCATGAGCAAGTGGAAAATGATGACATCAACGATGAAGCTGAGCGTATCGCCGCCGAAGTCCTAGCCGAGGggcaagatgaggatgaagatgatatcGGCGGATTATTTGCATCTCTGCCTCAAAACGAGGTTGACGCAAGCACAGGCGAAAACCGTACCATTGTAAACTCAGCCGATGGAAATCGAATTACTATTCGCGATTTTGGGAAGTGGACTGGCATTAGTCCTCGAAGGGCACTTGAGGAAGCATGCCGTTCGAG GGACTCTTCGGCGAGAATTTCATACTCTTTTGTATCAGATGCTTCGTTCGCAAATCGCCATTCCTTGGATATTACCTGGACCAAACCTCAAGAAGTGCCACCACCAGCGGCCTCATCTGACGTACATATTGTGGCGGACCCTTATAGATTCACTTTTACGATGACCGACATTGCAACACCAGATGCTAAGCAGTCCGAATCTTATATTTCCACAGCGGCCCTGTTTTATACCTTCAGCGGCAATGCCAAGGACGAAAAAGTAGTGATCAGACTTCCCCATGTCTGGAAAGACGTTTGGGCGGAACTTGCTGAAGCACGAAAAGCTCAAATTGACGAGCAAGACAGAGATGTGGTGAGGGACTTAAGAGCTCTGGTGCGTCAGAGACATGATcaggagcttgaagatggtgttATTATTCAAGGCGCGTTTCGGGGACGGGGCGCCAAGCATACTCACGACTCTGGCGATGACGGTGGTCAAGATCGATCAAGGCAGAGCGCTGCAAATGGGGAGTATTTTCAGAAGATTTGGGCAGAGAAGTCGAGCACGCGCAAGTTCCAAATGATGCTG CAATCCCGAATGCAACTCCCCATGTGGAATTTCCGAGAGCAAGTCTTGGCTGCTGTCGACGAGAATCAAGTGATAATTGTTTGTGGTGAGACTGGATG CGGAAAGAGTACTCAAGTTCCGTCTTTCTTGCTAGAGCACCAGCTTTCTCAGGGAAAACCCTGCAAGGTTTACTGCACAGAGCCAAGAAGGATCTCTGCGATCTCCCTCGCTCGCCGTGTCAgtgaagagcttggagaaaACAGAAATGACCTCGGAACGAATAGATCACTAGTCGGATATTCTATTCGACTCGAGGCTAATACCTCGCGGGAAACAAGGCTGGTGTACGCAACCACTGGTATTGTAATGCGAATACTTGAGGGCTCCAATGATCTGCAGGAAGTAACGCACCTGGTGCTTGATGAAGTTCACGAGCGGTCTATTGACAGCGACTTTCTTCTGATcgtcttgaagaagctcctCATAAGACGCAAGGATTTGAAGGTTGTTCTTATGTCTGCTACAGTTGATGCGGATCGTTTCTCCGCTTACCTTGGCGGTGCACCGGTTCTCAATGTCCCTGGAAGAACGTTCCCAGTGCAGGTTAGATACCTCGAGGATGCCATTGAGCTCACTGGATATACACCTGCGGATTCTGAGCCTGACAAAATGGTTGACTTGGATGAAGATCCTGCAGAGAGTGACGGAGAAAACACTAAGAGTGATATTTCCAAGAGTCTATTAGGATATACTGCAAGAACACGGTCGACACTGGCTCAAATTGATGAGTACCGTATCGATTTCGATCTCATTCTGCAGTTGATAGCTCGAATTGCGGTTGACGAACATCTGCAGAATTTCAGCAAGGCTATTCTGGTCTTTTTGCCAGGTATTGCTGAGATTCGCACACTGAACGACATGCTGCTAGGAGATCCCAGGTTTGCCAAAGACTGGCTTGTTTATCCTCTCCATTCAACCATCGCTACGGAGGACCAAGAATCGGCATTCCTTGTCCCACCATCAGGAATTCGTAAAATCGTTCTTGCCACCAACATTGCCGAAACCGGAATCACCATTCCCGACGTCACTTGTGTCATTGACACTGGCAAGCATCGTGAGATGCGCTTCGATGAGCGACGCCAACTCTCACGCCTGATTGATACCTTCATTTCCCGTGCCAACGCAAAGCAAAGGCGTGGTCGAGCAGGGCGTGTACAAGAAGGGTTATGCTTTCATATGTTCACCAAATTCCGCCATGATCAGTTAATGAGCGACCAGCAGACGCCCGAGATGCTTCGACTTTCTTTGCAAGACTTGGCGATCCGAGTCAAGATCTGTAAGATCGGAGGGATCGAGGAGACACTTGGCGATGCTCTTGACCCCCCCTCGGCCAAAAATATCCGTCGGGCGGTTGATGCTCTTATAGACGTTCGCGCCCTTACTCAGGCTGAAGAACTCACACCGCTTGGACACCAATTAGCCAGGTTGCCTTTAGATGTATTCTTGGGTAAACTCATTCTGTATGGAGTCATCTTCAAATGTTTGGACATGGCTATCACTTCTGCTGCTATCCTATCTTCCAAGTCACCCTTCTCGGCGCCGTTTGGACAGCGCGCTCAGGCAGATAATGCTCGCATGGCTTTCCGTCGGGGAGATTCCGATCTTCTCACTATTTACAACGCATACCTGGCTTGGAAGCGAGTATGCCAGTCTGCTGGGGGCGGCGGAAAGGAGTTCCAGTTCTGCCGCAAGAACTTTTTGAGTCAGCAAACTCTTGCAAACATCGAAGACCTCAAAGGACAACTCCTTACTTCTCTCGCCGACTCcggctttctttctctcactGAAGACGAAAGAAGAGCCCTTTCCCGAGCTCGGTTTTCTGGAGGCAGAGGACGAAGGCAGCAGCAATTTTATGATATTCCTCGAAGAGTCAACCTCAACAGCGATAACGATATTGTTTCAGCATCAGTTATTGCCTGGAGCTTTTACCCCAAAATTCTTGTGAGAGACGCGCCCGGGGCCAAGGGCCTAAGAAACATCGGCACAAGTCAGTCCATTAGTCTCCATCCATCGTCTGTCAATCGGGGACGCCACGACCTTCGATGGCTTTCTTATTATCATATTATGCAGTCCAGAGC GGTTTACCACGCCCACGAGGCTACTGCCGTAGAAGCATTCGCCATTGCACTACTTTGTGGCGATGTGCGATGTGAT ATGTACTCCGGGGTCATCGTTCTCGATGGAAACCGCGGTCGCTTTGCAGTACCAGACTGGAAAACGATGCTAGTCATGAAGGTCCTCCGAACACGTTTACGGGAGCTCTTGACGAGATCTTTCAAGCAGCCAGGCAAGCTCCCTACTGCTCAGCAAGAAAAGTGGCTTGATGTTTGGCAGAGGATCTTCACACAAGATTTTCAGGATAGATCTACCGCTGGCATAATGAGCAAGGGGTGA